A section of the Phaseolus vulgaris cultivar G19833 chromosome 8, P. vulgaris v2.0, whole genome shotgun sequence genome encodes:
- the LOC137825444 gene encoding uncharacterized protein, whose product MNSSTLCSMLVTLCLILIVQSPLPTKGRRSHVHHRVLGAGPDLIDKVCNETIEDYTLCQKVLRRDSEIVHAKNFTELSQAILKLGLKKGLEGKIYLKGLAKEEHVPAIEKCATSDYDGVIRAFSYSLGEMKNDLSAANYDARIAGDGADNCDKALVAAHIHNPKIVNLNCVISMLSFMAFSAMEKIGKQ is encoded by the coding sequence ATGAATTCTTCAACACTATGTTCCATGTTAGTGACTCTTTGCTTGATCCTCATTGTTCaatctcctttgccaacaaagGGTAGAAGATCTCATGTTCATCACAGGGTACTTGGTGCTGGTCCTGACCTCATTGACAAAGTCTGCAATGAAACCATAGAAGACTATACCTTGTGCCAGAAAGTCCTGAGAAGAGATTCTGAAATCGTCCATGCCAAAAACTTCACTGAACTTTCACAGGCAATCCTGAAACTGGGGTTGAAGAAAGGATTAGAAGGGAAAATTTATCTTAAAGGGTTGGCCAAGGAAGAACATGTTCCAGCCATTGAAAAGTGTGCAACCTCTGACTATGATGGGGTGATAAGAGCATTCAGTTATTCCCTTGGTGAGATGAAAAATGATCTTTCTGCTGCAAACTATGATGCCAGAATTGCTGGTGATGGTGCTGATAACTGTGACAAAGCCTTGGTTGCTGCACATATTCATAACCCTAAGATTGTTAACCTTAACTGTGTAATATCTATGCTTAGCTTCATGGCATTTTCTGCCATGGAAAAAATTGGTAAACAGTAG